In the genome of bacterium, the window TGCGCGAGGCGTCCATGGCGGAATCGATCTTCTCGCCGTCGATCGCGACGATCACGTCGCCCGCGCGAAGGCCCGCGACGCCGGCCGGGCCGCGCTCGTCCACGCGCACGACGACCGCGCCGGAATCGGCCTTCACGCGGCGGGCGATGGCGGGGTTCACGTCGGCAAGGCCGATGCCCGCGTAGCCGCGGCGGATACGCCCTTCGCGCGCAAGCCCCGGCAAAAGGCTCTTGGCCATGTTCG includes:
- a CDS encoding PDZ domain-containing protein; its protein translation is NPGNSGGPLLNLAGEVVGVNTAIVKHAQGIGFALPSNMAKSLLPGLAREGRIRRGYAGIGLADVNPAIARRVKADSGAVVVRVDERGPAGVAGLRAGDVIVAIDGEKIDSAMDASRKIAVAKPGDRITLDVTRKGEPVRVAFTLASPRD